The following are encoded in a window of Flavobacterium cupriresistens genomic DNA:
- a CDS encoding T9SS type B sorting domain-containing protein → MKRILFFLLLLIFIPVFSQNKNQSVGFKENKGQILDQKGKPNQAVKFLLNTGGLNVQLRKNGFSYDVHEVKKTPIVSRKTSKTLPYRNPKEDIPEEPEYGLEYKFHRIDIDFVNSNANVEFITDQEAKDFDNYYNIPNKPEGVVGVYQYKQITYKNIYPNIDIVFTIPKDPKKTVEYNFVVHPKGDISAIKLKFSGAATELVDNKIQMKVRFGEMEETLPASWTEEGTTKKEIAVGYRKIKKDVYGFETSDPVSDKTVIIDPVPTRLWGTFYGDQTGVHFTLRPSSISTDSFGNAYVAGSTSALNSSYATAGAHQTTQSSSFSNGFIEKFNPNGIRLWGTYYGGQNYCDINDIKIDFQNNVIVTGTTQDQTNISTAGSYKPNLSGYQDAFLVKFNSSGVRLWGTYFGGEYDDLGHALDIDTNNNIYMIGTTTSTTGIAINSNFQTHINQDPNFSNTIDGYLTKFESGGNVIWSTYVGGENRDQLNAIKVKNNYLIIGGTTYSFNNISTPGVFQELHDPITHPDGVIFKFSLNGQRIWSTYYGGEQIDDIYAVEADDEDNIYIGGQTASDNNMTTPNRFDSNNTSSYRGLFAKLNTNGKRIWGTYIGQAHVYSIVFRNNSLYLGATNTGFDLSKLTTACSYRSNKDFENYLAKFSKEADFIWGTYLGADGHDNQTKIALDINNDIFVSGTSSKNDGIADANSYQSNILGFYNYFLMKFQETTILGSPKIESNSPICIGSSLELKASGGTNYSWTGPNGFTSIDQNPIITGAAALNSGEYSCTITGTGGCDDTKKTTVVVGDFVAPIPDLATLPTITGDCHTTITVTPTATDACAGAITGTIISPLAYTLPGTYTIVWDYNDGNGNHATQNQTVVINSQPLPTVTSPQNFCIQDKPTLSAISISTGQNIKWYDALTAGTLLSNTTLLQEGTTYYASQTISGCESERTAVTVKIYDTPTPTGDTNQPFCTGQNPTLQDIVVTGESLKWYDALTNGNSLSNTATLQNGITYYVSQTLNSCESKRLAVTVSVQNTPGIPTGDLSPEFCKSENATLSDIVLNESNLKWYNTMISAAPLPNTTVLQNNTTYYVSQLIGCESDRIAVLVMIHDTAMPTANTAQTFCIDDNATINDIAILTGQNLKWYDAETAGSVLTSTTTLENRTYYVSQTNTNCESQRLGIIIKIQDTQAPTAHANQTFCIQENATIGKIEINGENIKWYNAITAGVILSESTPLKNEVTYFASQTINDCESERTPITIKIDEATATPCSKYINELPYPKFFTPNNDTFHDTWTIDFDYLAPNTGIRIFDRYGKFIKELTVNTSWDGTYTGQDMPTSDYWFSVTRLNGTTFTGHFTLKR, encoded by the coding sequence ATGAAGCGAATTTTATTTTTTCTGTTGTTACTAATTTTTATTCCTGTATTTTCTCAGAACAAAAACCAATCTGTCGGTTTTAAAGAAAACAAAGGTCAGATTTTAGATCAGAAAGGTAAGCCGAACCAGGCTGTGAAATTTTTATTAAACACGGGAGGATTAAATGTTCAATTGAGAAAAAACGGCTTCTCTTATGATGTCCATGAAGTAAAAAAGACACCGATTGTCAGTCGAAAAACATCCAAAACGTTACCATACAGAAATCCTAAGGAAGATATCCCGGAAGAACCGGAATATGGTTTAGAGTATAAATTTCACAGAATAGACATTGACTTTGTAAACTCAAATGCTAACGTTGAGTTCATCACGGATCAGGAAGCAAAAGATTTTGATAATTATTATAATATCCCAAACAAACCTGAAGGCGTTGTTGGCGTGTATCAATACAAACAAATCACCTATAAAAACATTTACCCCAATATTGATATCGTTTTTACCATTCCAAAAGATCCTAAAAAAACAGTGGAATACAATTTTGTTGTTCACCCAAAAGGAGACATTTCGGCTATTAAATTAAAATTTAGCGGCGCAGCAACAGAACTGGTTGATAACAAAATCCAGATGAAGGTTCGTTTTGGAGAAATGGAAGAAACTCTTCCGGCAAGCTGGACTGAGGAAGGCACAACTAAAAAAGAAATAGCTGTTGGGTATAGAAAAATAAAAAAAGATGTTTACGGTTTTGAAACTTCTGATCCTGTTTCTGATAAAACGGTGATTATTGATCCTGTGCCAACAAGACTTTGGGGAACTTTTTATGGGGACCAAACCGGGGTACATTTTACTCTTAGACCATCGAGTATTAGTACCGATTCTTTTGGAAATGCCTATGTAGCAGGAAGTACAAGCGCCTTAAATTCATCATATGCTACAGCAGGAGCACATCAAACGACACAATCTTCTTCCTTTTCAAATGGATTCATAGAAAAATTTAATCCTAATGGAATACGTTTATGGGGTACTTATTACGGCGGACAAAATTACTGTGATATAAATGATATAAAAATAGATTTTCAGAATAATGTTATTGTGACAGGTACCACACAAGATCAGACAAATATAAGTACAGCTGGTTCTTACAAACCTAATTTATCAGGATATCAGGACGCTTTTTTGGTAAAATTTAATAGTTCAGGTGTTAGATTATGGGGAACTTATTTTGGTGGAGAATATGACGATCTGGGTCATGCTTTAGATATTGATACTAACAATAATATTTACATGATTGGAACTACTACTAGTACAACTGGCATTGCTATAAATAGTAATTTCCAAACACATATAAATCAAGATCCAAATTTCTCTAATACTATTGACGGATATTTAACTAAATTTGAATCTGGGGGTAATGTAATCTGGAGTACCTATGTAGGAGGTGAAAATCGTGATCAGCTTAATGCCATTAAGGTAAAAAACAATTACTTAATTATTGGAGGTACGACATATAGCTTTAACAATATTTCTACTCCTGGCGTTTTTCAAGAATTACATGATCCAATTACTCATCCGGATGGAGTTATATTCAAATTTTCATTAAATGGCCAAAGAATATGGTCTACCTATTACGGAGGGGAACAAATTGATGACATATATGCGGTTGAAGCTGATGATGAAGATAATATCTATATCGGTGGGCAAACGGCGAGTGATAATAATATGACCACTCCGAACCGTTTTGACAGTAACAATACCTCTTCTTACCGAGGTCTTTTTGCAAAATTAAATACTAATGGGAAAAGAATCTGGGGTACATATATTGGTCAAGCCCATGTTTATTCTATTGTTTTTAGAAATAACTCCCTATATCTTGGTGCAACAAATACTGGATTTGATCTTTCTAAATTAACTACTGCTTGCTCCTATCGATCAAACAAAGATTTTGAAAACTATCTTGCCAAGTTTTCTAAAGAAGCCGATTTTATATGGGGAACATACCTGGGTGCAGATGGTCACGATAATCAAACAAAAATAGCACTAGACATAAATAATGACATATTTGTCAGTGGGACCTCAAGTAAAAATGATGGCATTGCAGATGCTAATTCTTATCAATCTAACATTCTCGGATTTTATAATTATTTTTTAATGAAATTTCAAGAAACCACTATACTAGGTAGTCCTAAAATAGAAAGTAACTCTCCAATCTGCATAGGAAGCTCATTAGAACTTAAAGCCTCTGGTGGAACTAATTACTCCTGGACAGGACCAAATGGTTTTACATCAATAGATCAAAACCCAATTATAACTGGTGCAGCTGCCTTAAATAGTGGCGAATACAGCTGTACAATTACAGGAACAGGTGGTTGTGACGATACTAAAAAAACCACTGTTGTTGTGGGTGACTTTGTAGCTCCAATTCCAGATTTAGCAACTCTGCCAACGATTACCGGAGACTGCCATACAACAATAACTGTAACTCCAACTGCTACCGATGCCTGTGCAGGCGCAATTACAGGAACAATTATAAGCCCATTAGCCTATACATTACCCGGAACATATACCATTGTGTGGGACTACAATGACGGAAATGGAAATCATGCAACCCAAAATCAAACAGTCGTTATAAACAGTCAGCCATTACCAACTGTAACTTCCCCTCAGAACTTCTGTATTCAGGATAAGCCGACTTTAAGTGCCATCAGCATTTCAACTGGTCAAAACATAAAATGGTATGATGCACTCACAGCCGGAACCCTTTTATCCAATACCACATTACTCCAAGAGGGCACAACTTATTACGCCTCACAAACCATAAGCGGATGCGAGAGTGAGAGAACTGCTGTAACAGTAAAAATTTACGATACCCCTACTCCAACCGGAGATACCAATCAGCCTTTTTGCACGGGTCAAAACCCAACTTTACAGGATATTGTCGTTACCGGAGAAAGTCTAAAATGGTATGATGCGCTTACTAATGGAAACAGCTTATCAAACACTGCCACTCTGCAAAACGGAATTACTTATTATGTTTCGCAAACGTTGAATTCTTGCGAAAGCAAAAGATTAGCCGTTACAGTTTCTGTCCAAAATACACCCGGAATTCCTACCGGCGATTTAAGTCCTGAGTTTTGCAAAAGCGAAAATGCTACTTTGAGCGATATCGTTTTGAATGAGTCAAATTTAAAATGGTACAATACGATGATCTCCGCAGCGCCATTACCGAATACTACAGTGTTGCAAAACAATACTACTTATTACGTTTCACAGCTTATTGGGTGCGAGAGCGACAGAATAGCAGTATTGGTAATGATCCATGATACCGCTATGCCAACAGCCAATACCGCGCAAACTTTTTGTATTGATGACAACGCTACTATAAATGATATTGCAATTCTCACAGGACAAAACCTAAAATGGTATGATGCGGAAACAGCAGGAAGTGTTTTAACCAGCACAACCACTCTTGAAAACCGCACTTATTATGTAAGTCAAACAAACACGAACTGCGAAAGTCAAAGATTGGGCATCATTATAAAAATTCAGGATACACAAGCCCCAACTGCCCATGCAAATCAGACTTTTTGTATACAGGAAAATGCTACCATTGGCAAAATAGAAATTAACGGTGAAAACATAAAATGGTACAATGCGATAACAGCCGGAGTAATTTTATCTGAATCAACTCCACTTAAAAATGAAGTTACCTATTTTGCTTCTCAGACCATTAATGATTGCGAAAGTGAACGAACTCCAATAACCATAAAAATCGATGAAGCCACAGCTACTCCATGTAGTAAATATATAAATGAACTTCCTTACCCAAAATTCTTTACCCCTAATAATGATACTTTTCATGATACCTGGACCATCGATTTTGATTACTTAGCGCCCAACACCGGAATCCGAATATTTGATCGCTATGGAAAATTCATCAAAGAATTAACCGTCAATACTTCCTGGGATGGAACTTATACGGGACAGGACATGCCAACATCTGATTATTGGTTTAGTGTCACTCGCTTAAATGGCACTACATTTACAGGCCATTTTACCTTGAAACGTTAA
- a CDS encoding RtcB family protein, whose translation MGNKLSGKDLIKIGFPKNNSINIALGQINRYRKREKKESILTEAKEVLLFPEKFTGHGTWGKVAEGLVNPVQVRMHQLNNTRAPFSIFGENEIDEQAKYQLYDALKLPISVAGALMPDAHSGYGLPIGGVLATDNAVIPYGVGVDIGCRMSLSIFDIPASFFKGKEHQLQAILKDNTKFGMYETHTIRADHELFSRSEFQDIPLLKNLLTKAYKQLGTSGGGNHFVEFGIAKITNPLNEWKIGVGEYFAVLSHSGSRGLGANIAKHYTYLATKQCPLPKNVQHLAWLDLNTHDGQEYWLAMNLAGDYAKACHDDIHRRIAKAIGKRVVVTIENHHNFAWKEIVNGKEAIVHRKGATPANVGELGIIPGSMTAPGFIVQGKGNAESLNSASHGAGRLFSRRKCKESFTQSEINKVLKANDVSLIGGNIDEAPMAYKDINKVMANQNELVDVLGTFTPKIVRMDR comes from the coding sequence ATGGGAAATAAATTATCCGGAAAAGACCTGATTAAAATAGGCTTTCCAAAAAATAACAGTATCAATATTGCTTTAGGGCAAATCAACCGATACAGAAAAAGAGAAAAAAAAGAAAGTATCCTAACCGAAGCCAAAGAAGTTTTGTTGTTTCCTGAAAAATTTACAGGACACGGAACTTGGGGGAAAGTGGCTGAAGGATTAGTTAATCCGGTGCAAGTAAGAATGCATCAGCTCAATAATACAAGGGCTCCGTTTTCGATATTCGGAGAGAATGAAATCGACGAGCAGGCCAAGTATCAGTTGTATGATGCTTTAAAATTACCGATTTCAGTAGCTGGAGCTCTAATGCCCGATGCGCATTCAGGTTACGGATTGCCAATTGGCGGTGTACTTGCAACAGACAATGCGGTTATTCCGTACGGGGTTGGTGTAGATATCGGCTGCCGAATGAGTTTGTCCATTTTTGATATTCCGGCTAGTTTTTTCAAAGGAAAAGAACATCAGTTACAGGCCATCTTAAAAGATAATACCAAATTTGGAATGTATGAAACACATACGATAAGAGCCGATCATGAATTGTTTAGCCGAAGCGAGTTTCAGGATATTCCACTTCTGAAAAACCTATTGACTAAAGCCTACAAACAATTGGGAACATCAGGTGGCGGAAATCATTTTGTTGAGTTTGGAATCGCAAAGATTACCAATCCGCTTAACGAATGGAAAATAGGTGTTGGGGAATATTTTGCAGTGTTATCGCACAGTGGTTCAAGAGGATTGGGTGCCAATATCGCCAAACATTATACGTATCTGGCTACTAAGCAATGTCCGTTGCCAAAAAATGTACAGCATTTGGCTTGGTTGGATTTGAATACACATGACGGTCAGGAATATTGGCTGGCAATGAATTTGGCCGGTGATTATGCTAAAGCTTGTCATGATGATATTCACCGTCGAATTGCAAAAGCGATAGGAAAACGTGTTGTTGTGACAATCGAAAACCATCACAATTTTGCGTGGAAAGAAATCGTAAATGGCAAAGAAGCCATCGTACACCGTAAGGGAGCGACTCCGGCCAATGTTGGTGAACTGGGAATTATTCCGGGTTCGATGACGGCTCCGGGATTTATTGTTCAAGGCAAAGGAAATGCGGAGAGTTTAAATTCTGCTTCACATGGCGCGGGACGACTTTTTTCTCGTAGAAAATGCAAAGAATCATTCACGCAAAGTGAGATCAATAAAGTCTTGAAAGCAAATGACGTGAGTCTGATTGGTGGAAACATTGATGAAGCTCCAATGGCCTATAAAGACATAAATAAAGTAATGGCAAACCAAAACGAATTGGTTGATGTTCTCGGAACATTCACACCAAAAATCGTGAGAATGGACCGCTAA
- a CDS encoding B12-binding domain-containing radical SAM protein: protein MKTKLFVITPPFTQLNTPYPATAYIKGFLNTKNVASVQADLGIDVILELFSKKGLVDLFEFSSFRFEVSSAEISDNSKRIFALQDEYIKTIDAVIQFLQGKNPTLALQICQEDFLPEASRFAQLEELDWAFGTMGTQDKAKHLATLYLEDISDYIVECVDENFGFSRYAERLGRSANSFDELYEALQQQPTYIDSILISLLKTKIEAVQPTLFLISVPFPGNLYSAFRCAQWVKVNHPEIKISMGGGFPNTELRSLSDARVFEFFDFITLDDGEVPIEELIFNLENPNSNSYKRTFLLEEGKVVYKNNSLKHDYKQAYVGTPDYSDLPLDKYISVIEIVNPMHRMWSDGRWNKLTMAHGCYWGKCTFCDISLDYIKVYEPVAANLLCDRMEDLMQQTGQNGFHFVDEAAPPALMRALALEILRRKLAVTWWTNIRFEKSFSADLCLLLKASGCIAVSGGLEVASDRLLKLIDKGVTVEQVAKVTRNFTEAGIMVHAYLMYGYPTQTIQETVDSLEMVRQLFEAGILQSGFWHQFAMTAHSPVGLYPEKFGVTKATEVIGTFANNDIDYTDSTGINHDKFSFGLKKSLFNFMHGICFDYELQDWFDFKIPKTKIDPDFIFNALEEGNDFNTKPNAKVVWLGGKPTVEHFTKSKKGQTWEMVAFVFHDKKESFTIQTNKNEGEWLVEILKKITVSSGKNYTFQEVKNDFETELEDFELFWYSKPINTLREFGLLVL, encoded by the coding sequence TTGAAAACTAAGCTTTTTGTAATCACGCCTCCATTTACTCAACTGAATACTCCGTATCCGGCAACCGCCTATATAAAAGGGTTTCTGAACACAAAAAATGTAGCATCAGTTCAGGCAGATTTGGGGATTGATGTGATTCTGGAGTTGTTTTCGAAGAAAGGTCTTGTTGATTTGTTTGAATTTTCAAGTTTCAGGTTTGAGGTTTCAAGTGCTGAGATTTCAGATAATTCTAAACGTATTTTTGCTTTGCAGGACGAATACATCAAAACGATTGATGCTGTAATTCAGTTTTTACAAGGGAAAAATCCAACGTTGGCTTTACAGATTTGTCAGGAGGATTTTCTGCCGGAAGCTTCTCGTTTTGCGCAATTGGAAGAACTCGATTGGGCTTTCGGAACCATGGGAACGCAAGATAAAGCCAAACATTTAGCCACCTTATATCTCGAAGACATTTCGGACTATATCGTAGAATGTGTCGATGAGAATTTTGGTTTTAGCCGATATGCCGAACGTTTAGGCCGCAGTGCGAATTCCTTTGATGAGTTGTATGAAGCCTTGCAACAACAACCAACCTACATTGATTCGATTTTAATTTCACTATTGAAAACTAAGATTGAAGCGGTACAACCAACTTTATTTTTGATTTCTGTTCCCTTTCCGGGGAATTTATATAGTGCATTCAGATGTGCGCAATGGGTAAAAGTAAACCATCCCGAAATTAAAATTTCGATGGGTGGCGGTTTTCCAAACACCGAATTGCGTTCGCTTTCTGATGCACGTGTTTTTGAGTTTTTCGATTTTATTACTTTGGATGATGGCGAAGTGCCAATAGAAGAGTTAATATTCAATTTAGAAAATCCAAATTCCAATTCTTATAAGAGAACTTTTTTGTTGGAAGAGGGAAAAGTTGTTTACAAGAATAATTCGTTGAAACACGATTACAAACAAGCCTACGTAGGAACGCCGGACTATTCAGATTTGCCTTTGGATAAATATATTTCGGTGATCGAAATTGTAAATCCAATGCACCGAATGTGGAGCGACGGTCGTTGGAATAAACTGACTATGGCGCACGGTTGTTATTGGGGAAAATGTACGTTTTGTGATATTTCGCTGGACTACATAAAAGTATATGAGCCCGTTGCAGCCAATCTGCTTTGTGATCGAATGGAAGATTTGATGCAGCAAACTGGTCAGAATGGTTTTCATTTTGTAGATGAAGCCGCACCGCCGGCTTTGATGCGTGCTTTAGCGCTGGAAATTTTGCGAAGAAAACTGGCGGTTACTTGGTGGACCAACATTCGTTTTGAGAAAAGCTTCTCTGCCGATTTATGTTTATTGCTGAAAGCCTCAGGTTGTATCGCCGTTTCGGGTGGTTTAGAAGTAGCTTCCGACCGATTGTTAAAATTAATTGACAAAGGAGTAACCGTAGAACAAGTAGCAAAAGTAACCCGAAATTTTACGGAAGCAGGGATCATGGTGCATGCGTACCTGATGTACGGATATCCGACACAAACCATTCAGGAAACAGTTGACAGTCTGGAAATGGTGCGACAATTATTTGAAGCAGGAATTCTGCAATCCGGATTTTGGCATCAGTTTGCCATGACCGCACACAGTCCCGTTGGATTGTATCCGGAGAAATTTGGCGTAACCAAAGCAACAGAGGTTATTGGAACTTTTGCTAATAATGATATTGACTATACCGATTCTACAGGAATCAATCACGATAAGTTTAGTTTTGGATTAAAAAAATCACTCTTCAATTTCATGCACGGAATCTGTTTTGATTACGAATTGCAGGATTGGTTTGACTTTAAAATTCCGAAAACGAAAATAGATCCCGATTTTATTTTTAATGCTCTTGAAGAAGGAAACGATTTTAATACCAAACCCAATGCAAAAGTAGTCTGGTTAGGCGGGAAGCCGACTGTAGAGCATTTTACAAAATCTAAAAAAGGACAAACCTGGGAAATGGTAGCTTTTGTTTTTCATGACAAAAAAGAAAGTTTTACCATTCAAACCAATAAAAATGAAGGAGAATGGCTTGTCGAGATCCTGAAAAAAATAACCGTTTCAAGTGGTAAAAATTATACTTTTCAAGAGGTGAAAAATGATTTCGAAACGGAATTAGAGGATTTCGAATTGTTTTGGTATTCAAAGCCAATCAATACGTTGCGTGAATTTGGTTTGCTGGTTTTGTAA
- the prfH gene encoding peptide chain release factor H, whose protein sequence is MEKIIQITSGRGPAECSWVVAQVLKTFIEEAKEKNIKTTMLQRETGIENGTVETATVLLESSNLNDFVNSWVGTIQWIGQSQFRKLHKRKNWFIGIFEMEKSTATEISENDIQYQAMRSSGAGGQHVNKVSSAVRATHIPTGISVVSMDSRSQHQNKKLATERLLQKFKEETVKQFKAEFQAQWMNQLQIQRGNPIRIFQGSDFKKQKETKNYKQERQRLKREDYSDRE, encoded by the coding sequence ATGGAAAAAATAATTCAAATAACATCAGGGCGTGGCCCGGCTGAATGCAGCTGGGTTGTAGCTCAGGTTTTAAAAACTTTTATAGAAGAAGCAAAAGAGAAGAACATAAAAACAACAATGCTTCAGAGAGAAACCGGAATTGAAAATGGAACCGTAGAAACAGCAACAGTTTTACTGGAAAGTAGTAATCTGAATGATTTTGTGAATTCGTGGGTGGGTACAATTCAATGGATTGGACAAAGTCAGTTTAGGAAATTGCACAAGCGTAAAAACTGGTTTATCGGCATCTTTGAAATGGAGAAATCGACGGCAACCGAGATTTCCGAGAATGACATTCAATACCAAGCCATGAGAAGTTCAGGTGCCGGAGGACAGCATGTAAACAAAGTAAGTTCGGCCGTGAGAGCAACTCATATCCCAACCGGAATCAGTGTGGTTTCGATGGACTCCCGTTCACAACATCAGAATAAAAAACTGGCAACGGAAAGGTTATTGCAAAAATTTAAAGAAGAAACGGTAAAACAGTTTAAAGCTGAATTTCAGGCGCAATGGATGAACCAGCTGCAAATTCAGAGAGGAAATCCGATTCGGATTTTTCAGGGTTCGGATTTTAAAAAACAAAAAGAAACAAAAAATTACAAACAGGAACGACAAAGGTTAAAAAGAGAAGATTATTCCGATCGGGAATAA
- a CDS encoding MFS transporter: MKNNPNQKKNSLKHVLFGSLIGTTIEFFDFYIYANAAVLVFPELFFPGSDKTMATLESLATFSIAFLSRPLGSAFFGHFGDKIGRKFTLVAALLTMGISTVTIGFLPSYASIGVAAPLLLMLCRFGQGIGLGGEWGGAVLLAIENAPPNKRAWYGMFPQLGAPIGLLLSGGTFLLLTDSMSNEDFMDYGWRIPFIASSLLVVVGFYIRTKITETPSFENSKKEQEEVKVPFLTLIKSYKNQLIFGTLAAVTTFLVFYLMTVFTLSWATSNLGFEKRDALLIQLFSVLFFALFIPVSAVVADKIGRRKMLIVATAAIAVFGFLFSFFLKSGSMALVSIFTCIGMTLMGFTYGPLGTFLSELFPTNVRYSGASLTFNLAGIFGAAFAPMIAIWLASHYSLTYVGFYLTGAACISLFSLLVISKKEHKF, encoded by the coding sequence ATGAAAAATAACCCAAATCAGAAGAAGAACTCTTTAAAACACGTTCTCTTTGGAAGCTTAATTGGTACCACGATCGAATTTTTTGACTTTTATATTTATGCTAATGCAGCAGTATTGGTGTTCCCGGAACTATTTTTCCCTGGTTCAGATAAGACGATGGCAACCTTAGAATCATTAGCTACTTTTTCGATTGCTTTTTTATCGCGTCCATTAGGTTCGGCATTTTTTGGACATTTCGGCGACAAGATTGGACGTAAATTTACTTTAGTTGCTGCTTTGCTGACGATGGGTATTTCGACTGTAACCATTGGTTTTTTACCAAGTTATGCCAGTATTGGTGTGGCTGCTCCTTTGTTATTAATGTTGTGCCGATTTGGACAAGGTATCGGATTAGGAGGGGAGTGGGGAGGCGCTGTTCTGCTGGCAATAGAAAATGCACCGCCAAACAAACGCGCCTGGTATGGAATGTTCCCACAGTTAGGAGCTCCAATTGGGTTATTGCTGTCCGGAGGTACTTTTTTATTGTTAACCGATTCAATGAGCAACGAGGATTTTATGGATTATGGTTGGCGAATTCCTTTTATTGCCAGTTCTCTTTTGGTGGTAGTCGGTTTTTATATTCGAACTAAAATCACGGAAACACCTTCTTTCGAAAATTCAAAAAAAGAACAAGAAGAAGTAAAAGTTCCATTTTTAACTTTGATAAAATCATATAAAAATCAATTGATTTTTGGAACTCTGGCAGCCGTTACGACTTTCTTGGTTTTTTATCTGATGACAGTCTTTACACTGAGTTGGGCAACGTCTAATTTAGGTTTTGAAAAAAGAGATGCTTTATTGATACAGTTGTTTTCGGTGTTGTTTTTTGCTCTTTTTATTCCGGTTTCGGCTGTGGTTGCAGATAAAATCGGGCGTCGAAAAATGCTAATTGTTGCTACGGCGGCTATAGCTGTTTTCGGTTTTTTATTTTCCTTCTTTTTGAAATCTGGAAGTATGGCTCTGGTATCGATTTTTACCTGTATCGGAATGACTCTGATGGGATTTACTTATGGTCCTTTAGGAACATTTTTATCGGAATTATTTCCTACCAATGTTCGTTATTCAGGTGCTTCCTTAACCTTTAATCTGGCGGGAATTTTTGGTGCAGCTTTTGCGCCAATGATTGCAATTTGGCTGGCATCTCATTACAGTTTGACCTATGTAGGTTTTTATTTGACAGGTGCAGCCTGTATTTCTTTATTCTCTCTATTGGTCATCAGTAAAAAAGAACATAAGTTTTAA